The genomic segment ATTGCGTAATGTATAGCCCAAACCACGCCGCGTGATAATGTACTTCGGCTGGCTTGGATCATCCTCGATTTTTTCCCGCAAACGACGGATGGTCACATCTACCGTCCGCACATCGCCAAAATAGTCAAATCCCCAGACCGACTGCAGGAGATGCTCTCGCGTCAATACTTGGCCCTGATGGCGAGCGAGGTACACCAGCAGCTCAAACTCACGGTGCGTCAGCTCTAATGCTTCTCCCACCTTTTCGACGGTATACGAGTTCAAATCGATTTCCAGCTCATGCACACGCAGTACATGCTGGCTATCCTTCTCTTCCACTTTCGGGCGGTTACGACGCAAATGGGCCTTTACACGGGCTACCAGCTCACGCGTACTAAATGGCTTCGTCACGTAATCGTCCGCGCCCAATTCCAGTCCGAGTACTTTATCCAATTCAGAGTCTTTGGCGGTCAGCATGATGATCGGAACATCATACGTTTGACGAACGGTTCGGCATACGTCCATTCCGTCTCTGCCTGGAAGCATAACATCCAATAAAATCAGATCCGGTCGTTCATCCTTGACCACGACAAGTGCCTCATCACCATCGTAGGCGCATACGACCTGATATCCTTCTTTTTCAAACGTGAATTTCAAAATATCTGCAATCGGTTTTTCATCGTCAACTACGAGGAGTTTTGCCATCCTGCGCCCTCCTTTTTCTAAAAGTACGTGTTCCAACAGTCGCCTGTTTCCTCTTAAACTGCCTCTTCAAGGATTCCACTTCGACTATCACTATTCCTCTACAATACACCATGTACGCCATGTAAAGAAGGGCTTGGCATTCAATCCCTGCCAGCAAAAAAAGGGCCCCTCCTAAGAGTTGCCCTTTCTCATCCAGAAATTACTAGTCTAATTTAAGTAACGAATCGGGTTCTGGTTTCGTCCATTTTGTATAACCTCAAAATGCAGGTGGACGCCGGTCGATTGTCCAGTCGAACCCTTTACGCCGATTTTCTTTCCTTGGCTAACGACATCGCCGACTTTCACACTAATTGTGCTCATGTGACCGTACAATGTCTTCATTCCATTGCCGTGGTCGATGATAACCGATTTTCCATAGTCACCATTCCAACCAGCGAATGTGACACGTCCATTGTCTGCCGCCATGACAGAACCAGAACCGGCAATATCAATTCCTTTATGCATGCTGCCCCAGCGCTTGCCGAAGCCGCTGCTGATATATCCGCTAGCAGGCCAGCTCAAACGGCCTGTACCGCGCGATGGGATAACTTTTGTACCGCGCTCCATAATTTTGGTTACAGGCTGCACAGTTACATCTTGTTTGATGACTTTGCGATTGACTACTTGTCCATTTTCTTTCAAAACTTCGTACTTAACTGTTTTACTGCCGTTTTTACCTTCTTGTACGACTTTTGTTTCGCCTTTAGGAATCTTGTCATTGTTATTAATTTGGGTATTAAAAGCAATAACCTCTTGCTGATCCACTTCTTCTTTGACTTGTACAGTAACCAGCGGACGCACTGCGGTTACATTGATTTCTTGTCCCAATTGAAGGACGGTATTTTCCGTAACACCTGGGTTGTTGGCGTAAATATCCTTTGATGTAATGCCGTATTTCTTCGCGATGCAACCGATGCAATCGCCTTCTACGACCGTGTGCTTCATATCCTTGAAGGTGCCTTTTACCAGCAACTCCTCGAGTTTATCGGCAGACAAAATTTGAGATGCATCGACTGTTTCGGTTTGCATCTCTACGTTTTCTTTAAATGCGACTTCTTTTACCGGATTCGGTTTGACTGGGACTGTGGATGCTGCTGCTACAACAGCCTTTTTCCCTGTCGTTGCAGGAACTCCGGAATATTTTTGCTTCACTTCAGCCAGTACTTGATCAGCCGCTTGCTGGTCTGGCAGGTACCCTACTACTTTGCCGTCAATCGTCAGCTTAACGCCCTGAACCTTGAGATCCGCTACGGATGCCAGAGCTTGCACAGCGGCATCGTTATTGAACGGTGCCTTGAATTCACGCTCTTCTTCAAATGTGATATAGTCAGCCATTTGCAAGTTAAGGCCTGTTTTTGCCTTTTCCTCTTCCAGCTTGGCTGCTGTCCAGTTATGAATCACATTTGGATCGTTTACCACGCCAATCTCTTTGCCGTTCACACTGACATGGTAGACAGAATTGACATTGCTTGTGTAATAGTATTGTGCAGAAGCTCCAGCAGCAATCGTCAAAACTAGACCTGCCGCAACTGATAGCGATTGTTTTTTATGCGACTGGATGTAAGAGCTTGTACGTTTCATTGTACGTTTCGCCAGATCACTGCAATCTCGAACGATTCGTGATGACCGTTCCTGCAGCTTGGCCTTCCATTCTGACCAATGCATAACTTGTCCCTCCTGAAAACAGATACAACTTGCTCGTTCCATTTCCTGAAAATTTTTAATATATTGACTAGGTCGAATAACCCATAATTTAGTTTCCATTTATCTGCCAAATTGCCTAAAGAAACCAACTATGTCGACTTTACCATAAGATTAACGACAACATCAAGTGTAAATTGCTGTCGAATAAAAAAATAGACGTAGAGTCACTATATGTACAAACAATTGGTAGCATTTATCATATCTGGAGGCTGATATGCGTGAAGGAACGTAACATTCTTGCAGGATTTCACACCGAAGAGGATGCCAAAAAGGCAGAAAAAGCACTTCGACAAGCTGGTTTTTCCATCATTCAGATCGACAGAATCGGACAATTCCCTGGTGACGGGAATGAACAGATCCTGAATCCCATATCCGGAGATTTTCCCAGCTTGGGTAACCTTACACTGGCAGCTGACTTCCCAAGCGGCAGGGATGCAAGTGTCATGGCAGCAGTAGATCCTGACGCCAGCGGCATGGCAGACCGGGGCGATGACAATTTGAATCGCAGTGTCTTGTTAACGGCAGTCGTACCAGAGGAACAAGGTGATCTTGCGACTGAGATCATCCGTTCGTATGGAGGCATGATCTAAAATAAATATAGCCATCTTCCTAAATGACTAGGAAAGATGGCTTATTTCGTTATGGGCATCGGGGACTCACACCTCTTGCATCGAGGTAACGTCTTTTAACGCAAGTCTGCGTATTTTCGTTTTCTCGGCGTCGTTTTGTTGTTTGTATGTGGTGATAAAGCATAGGTAGCCATTGTTGAAATGAGTCATGGTTCCCTTGATGACGACGCCATTGATCATTTTCACCTGTACATTTTTGCCCAGCAGCTTCATGGCCTTTTGGTCAAATCCAAAACCCATCATCATGATCACCTCTCCATTTCTCCCTATGTCTATCCATATGCCCAGAGGGAGTCGTTTCGTGTCTGTCCTTTGAAAAAAAAGAAAAGCTGCCGAATACTCGACAGCTTTCTTCTATTATATAGTCGGTAGCTTATCCGTAAATGCCACGAACAACGACGGTTTGTTCACGATCTGGTCCTACGGAGAAGATCGACATTGGAATACCAGTCAGTTGCGTGATGCGCTCAATGTAGTGACGAGCGTTTTCTGGCAAGTCGTTCAGATTGCGAACGCCTGTGATATCCTCTGTCCAACCTGGCAGCTCCTCATAAACTGGCTCGCATTTCGCCAGCAGGTTGAGGTTTGCCGGGAACGACTCGATGATTTCTCCATTGTATTTGTACGCTGTGCAAATACGCAGTGTCTCGATGCCAGACAATGTATCCAGCTTGGTGATCGCCAAACCGGTGATACCGCTGACACGACGAGCATGACGAACGACTACACTGTCGAACCAGCCTACACGACGTGGACGCCCTGTTGTTGTACCATATTCAAAACCAACCTCACGAATATGGTCGCCAGTTACATCATTCAGCTCAGTCAGGAACGGACCGTCACCTACACGCGTCGTGTAAGCTTTTGCAACCCCGATTACTTGGTGGATCTTGGTTGGTCCTACACCGGAACCGATAGTCACGCCACCCGCAATCGGGTTGGAGGACGTTACGTACGGATACGTACCTTGGTCAATATCGAGCAATACGCCTTGTGCGCCCTCAAACAATACGCGGTTGCCGTTATCAATGGAATCATTGAGGACAACAGATGTATCGGTTACGTAAGGACGAATGATTTCTGCCAGAGCCAAGTATTCATCCAGAATTTCTTGAAGCTCAAAGCCAGTTGTGTTGTACAGCTTCTCCAGCAGCAAGTTCTTCTCTGCCAGGTTGCGCTCGAGCTTGCGAGCAAACTCATCGCGATCCAACAAATCAGCGATACGAATACCGATACGCGCAGCTTTATCCATGTATGCAGGTCCGATACCTTTACGGGTCGTACCAATTTTGTTAGCACCGCGGCTATCTTCCTCTACGCCATCCAGCTTGATGTGGTACGGCAGAATCACATGCGCGCGATCACTGATTTTCAAATTGCTTGTAGAAAAACCGAAGCTGTGAATGTACTCCAGCTCTTTTACCAATGCCTTCGGATCGATTACCATACCGTTTCCGATTACGCAGGTCTTGTCACTATAAAAAATTCCGGATGGAATCAAATGCAGCTTATACTTATTACCATCAAAAATAATGGTATGGCCTGCGTTGTTACCGCCTTGATAACGAGCCACTACCTCTGCACTTTCAGCTAGATAGTCTGTAATTTTACCTTTACCTTCATCGCCCCACTGGGTTCCGACGACAACGACAGTTGACATCGAAAAACACCTCCTGATATTATCATGTCTTTTCGGGCCTGAAACAATCTAAGTTTACTAAACGAGACTCCCCATGTCAACGCTAAATACGAACATTCATATAGTGAATACTTAATATGTTCGGCAATTCAATATAGAAAAAAAAGCCGGAATTTCTCCGGCTTTTCTTCCATTCCAACTATTAACCTGCTTGATTTCGAAAGCGATGATCCAAGTTGACGAATTTGTTGAATTCTTTCAGGAACGCCAACTCCACCGTTCCGGTCGGGCCGTTACGCTGTTTGGCGATAATGACTTCGATGACATTCTTGTTTTCTGTTTCCTTGTCATAGTAGTCATCACGGTACAAGAAGGCAACGATATCGGCATCCTGCTCAATCGACCCGGACTCACGGATATCGGACATCATCGGTCGCTTGTCCTGCCGTTGCTCTACACCACGGCTCAACTGCGACAAAGCGATAACCGGCACGTTCAGCTCACGCGCGATCCCTTTTAGCGTACGAGAGATCTCAGATACTTCCTGCTGACGGTTATCTCCTTTGCCTCGTCCATGAATCAGCTGAAGGTAATCGATCAGGATCAGGCCCAAGCCCTTCTCGGTTTGAAGACGACGACATTTCGCCCGAATGTCCTGTACCGTAACCCCGGGTGAATCGTCGATGTAAATCGGCGCTTTCGCCAGCGTACCGATTGCCATTGTCAGCTTTTGCCAATCGTCTTCCTCCAGTGTACCGGAACGCATCCGGGACGCATCCAGATTGCCCTCCGCACAAATCATACGCTGAACCAGCTGAGAAGCACCCATCTCCAAGGAGAAGATAGCTACGGTCTCACCTGCACGGGCTGCTACGTTTTGCGCGAGATTCAAGGCAAAAGCCGTCTTCCCTACGGAAGGACGGGCTGCCAAGATAATCAGGTCACTGCGCTGCAATCCAGCTGTCATCTTGTCCAAATCGGTATATCCCGTAGAAATCCCCGTAATATCACCGCGTCGCTGACTCAAAAACTCAATCCGCTCGTACGTTTCCAGAAGGGCATCCCGAATCGGTGTAAAACCGCCACTGTTGCGATTTTGACCGATCTCCATGATGTACTTCTCCGCATCCGCGATGATCTGCGTGACATCATCTTCACGGGAGTATCCGTCATTGGCAATCTTGGTAGCTGTATGAATCAATCGCCGAAGCAGCGATTTTTCTTCTACAATTTTTGCGTAGTATTCGATGTTGGCAGCCGTTGGAACTGAGCTGGCGATTTCCGTGAGATACGTAACGCCGCCGACTTCATCCAGCAGCTTGTGGTCCTGAAGATCTGCTGTAACAGTAACCAGATCGACAGGTTCGCCTTTTTCATACAGGTCCACCATCGTTTGAAAGATGCGCTGATGCGCTGTCTTGTAAAAATCCTCCGGACGGAGAATCTCAATGGCCGTGATTAAAGCTTCCTTAGACAAGAACACGGCACCCAGTACCGATTGTTCCGCTTCCTTGTTCTGTGGCGGCACACGATCCAAAAACAGGTCGCTCACGTCACACCCCCCACAATTGAGACATTATTCTTCCACAACGTGTACTTTCAGCGTCACGGTTACTTCGTTGTGCAGTTTCACTTTGATTTGCGTCACGCCCAAAGCACGGATGGCATCCATTTCGAGCTTACGCTTGTCTACTTTGATTTTAAACTGATCTTCCAGCGCTTGCGCTACTTGTTTGCTGGAAATGGCACCGAACAAGCGACCACCTTCGCCTGCTTTTCCTGCTACTTTCACTGTCAGCTCTTCCAGCTTTTTGCCGAGCTCCTGAGCATCCAGCTTTTCTTGCTCCTTGCGCTTATCTTCGCTGCGCTTTTGAGCGTCGAGCGTTTTCACGTTGCTATCTGTCGCTTCTTTTACCAGTTTCTTTGGCAACAAGAAGTTGCGTACATAGCCCTCTGACAAATCCTTGATTTCGCCTTTTTTCCCTTGGCCTTTTACATCTTGAAGAAAAATGACTTTCATCATCGTTTCCCCCTTTATATTTTGGCCTATACGACCGAGTCAATCGCTTCTTTCAAACGACGTGTAGCTTCTTTAATTGATATGCCTTGAATTTGTGTCGCAGCACCAGTAAGGTGACCGCCTCCACCCAGCAGTTCCATAATGGACTGAACATTGATGTCGCCCAGAGAACGTCCACTGATCAAGATCGTATCGTCGGATCGCTCTGCCACAACAAACGACGCCTGGATACCTGACAGAGTGAGTAGCTGCTCAGCAGCTTGCGCCACCTGTACCTGCGTGTAATCCTCGGACGGGTCGCCTATGGCAATCGCCATGTTGTCACGGTACGTCTCCGTGTTCATAATGATTTTTGCCCGCTTCACATACTGTCCCAGATCTTCCTTCAACAGACGCTGGACAGCCGCGGTATCGGCCCCGTTACGGCGAAGGAAAGACGCCGCTTCAAAGGTCCGCGAACCTGTGCGGAAGGCAAAGCTTTTGGTATCCACCACAATCCCTGCTAACAGTGCCGTTGCAATCAGATTGTCGATATTCAATCGCTCGCTCTGATACTGCAAGAGCTCCGTGACAAGCTCGGCCGTCGAAGAAGCATACGGTTCCAGGTACAAGAGTACTGGCTCAATGAACTCCTCCGAACGTCGATGGTGGTCAATCACCACAATTCGGCTCGTTTCCGTCAACAGCTTCGGCTCAATCACCAGCGATGGTCGATGCGTATCGACGACTACCAGCAATGTGCGGCCGGAGATGAGTCGGATTGCCTGTTCTGGCGTGATAAAGGTCTCAGCCAGCTCTTCATTGGCATAAATCTCTTTCATCAGACGCTCGACAGAATGATTGCCTTCGTCCATGACGATATAAGCCGTTTTGTTGTGCAGCTGCACAGCCTTCAATACACCAAGTGATGCCCCGATGGAATCCATGTCAGGCTGTTTATGCCCCATGACAATGACGTGCTCCGCCTCATGAATGAGATCACGCAAAGCATGTGCAATAACACGAGCCCGGACACGTGTCCGCTTTTCCACCGCATTCGATTTCCCACCGTAGAAAGTGAGCTTGTTGCCAATTTTGACAGCGCACTGGTCGCCACCGCGCCCTAATGCGATATCCAAGCTTGATTGTGCCATTTGTCCCAGCTCAATGTAAGTGGTAGCAGCCGCTCCAACCCCGATACTGAGCGTAATCGGAATTTTGTTGTCAGCCGTCATTTCCCGTACTACATCGAGAATGTCAAATCGCGATTCTTCCAATTTATCAAGTGCTTCCCGTTCCATCAGAGCCAAAAACTTGTCGGCCGTGATTCGGCGAAGATATATGCCATGTTTGTTGGCCCACTCTGTAATCACACCAGCCACGCTTGTAGAGAGCAGCGTACGGCTCTGATCATCCATGACTTGTCCAACCTCGTCCAAATTGTCGAGGTGAATGATGGCAAGTGCAGCCTTTTCTCGATGGTAACGAGTCGTCAATTCTTTGAAGTCCGTAATGTCCTTGAAATACAAAAGGCGCTCATCAGACCGCACAATGACCTCGTATACCCGCTCGTTATAAATAAACTCCAGCCGTTTTTGCTCCGGCTTCCAAACCAGTTGGGGGAATACCTCTTGAAGGCTTTTCCCGATCATGGATTCATCCCCGGACATATGCATCATATACGGGTTTACCCACTCAATTGCCTTTTCCTCGTTGTATAAAAGAATTCCGATCGGCAGTTCCTGGATAACGCCTTCTCCCGCCTTCTTCACGCGATGGGTGACCGTCGCCAAGTACAGGCGCAAGTCTCGTTGGAACCCCTTTTCTGCTTGAAGAGCGTAAAGAACCAAGCCAATCAAGCAAATCATGCCGATCGCCCCGTACATCCAATGGAACAAGGTCAAAATCCCCAACAACAGCAAGCTAAAGCTGAGTGCCAGGACCATGTGCATCCCGTACCAACGCTTTAACAGGAACTTGGGCATTTCCTCAGCCCCTCTTCACTCTTGTTTCCAGTTTTTCACGCAAGCGCATTCCTAGGTCAAATATCCCTACTAAACTAAGTATAATACTTAGGGGGGTAAAAATAAATAGACAGAGCACAGGAGTCAATCTCTTCCACCCGTACAAATAGGCAGCAAATAGACAAAAACTCAAGCCCTGTAAGACGAAAATAGCATCCAGCATGACTTTCAGGTTCATCAGGGCGATTTCCCAGAACGTACCCTGCATGCTCTCGGCAAACAACAAAAGACTGATCATCGCAATGAAGTAGTAATAAAGCAATGATCGAGGGAAGCTCCATTCCCGAATTGGCTTCAATGCTGGAATCGGTCTGCGCAGACGTCTTCCAATCAAACTCGCTAATCCATGAATAATGGCGCTAGATAAAAAGCTGAACATGACGAGACTTGTAGGCAAG from the Brevibacillus brevis genome contains:
- the yycF gene encoding response regulator YycF; protein product: MAKLLVVDDEKPIADILKFTFEKEGYQVVCAYDGDEALVVVKDERPDLILLDVMLPGRDGMDVCRTVRQTYDVPIIMLTAKDSELDKVLGLELGADDYVTKPFSTRELVARVKAHLRRNRPKVEEKDSQHVLRVHELEIDLNSYTVEKVGEALELTHREFELLVYLARHQGQVLTREHLLQSVWGFDYFGDVRTVDVTIRRLREKIEDDPSQPKYIITRRGLGYTLRNPGMGGQPG
- a CDS encoding LysM peptidoglycan-binding domain-containing M23 family metallopeptidase encodes the protein MHWSEWKAKLQERSSRIVRDCSDLAKRTMKRTSSYIQSHKKQSLSVAAGLVLTIAAGASAQYYYTSNVNSVYHVSVNGKEIGVVNDPNVIHNWTAAKLEEEKAKTGLNLQMADYITFEEEREFKAPFNNDAAVQALASVADLKVQGVKLTIDGKVVGYLPDQQAADQVLAEVKQKYSGVPATTGKKAVVAAASTVPVKPNPVKEVAFKENVEMQTETVDASQILSADKLEELLVKGTFKDMKHTVVEGDCIGCIAKKYGITSKDIYANNPGVTENTVLQLGQEINVTAVRPLVTVQVKEEVDQQEVIAFNTQINNNDKIPKGETKVVQEGKNGSKTVKYEVLKENGQVVNRKVIKQDVTVQPVTKIMERGTKVIPSRGTGRLSWPASGYISSGFGKRWGSMHKGIDIAGSGSVMAADNGRVTFAGWNGDYGKSVIIDHGNGMKTLYGHMSTISVKVGDVVSQGKKIGVKGSTGQSTGVHLHFEVIQNGRNQNPIRYLN
- a CDS encoding adenylosuccinate synthase, translating into MSTVVVVGTQWGDEGKGKITDYLAESAEVVARYQGGNNAGHTIIFDGNKYKLHLIPSGIFYSDKTCVIGNGMVIDPKALVKELEYIHSFGFSTSNLKISDRAHVILPYHIKLDGVEEDSRGANKIGTTRKGIGPAYMDKAARIGIRIADLLDRDEFARKLERNLAEKNLLLEKLYNTTGFELQEILDEYLALAEIIRPYVTDTSVVLNDSIDNGNRVLFEGAQGVLLDIDQGTYPYVTSSNPIAGGVTIGSGVGPTKIHQVIGVAKAYTTRVGDGPFLTELNDVTGDHIREVGFEYGTTTGRPRRVGWFDSVVVRHARRVSGITGLAITKLDTLSGIETLRICTAYKYNGEIIESFPANLNLLAKCEPVYEELPGWTEDITGVRNLNDLPENARHYIERITQLTGIPMSIFSVGPDREQTVVVRGIYG
- the dnaB gene encoding replicative DNA helicase codes for the protein MSDLFLDRVPPQNKEAEQSVLGAVFLSKEALITAIEILRPEDFYKTAHQRIFQTMVDLYEKGEPVDLVTVTADLQDHKLLDEVGGVTYLTEIASSVPTAANIEYYAKIVEEKSLLRRLIHTATKIANDGYSREDDVTQIIADAEKYIMEIGQNRNSGGFTPIRDALLETYERIEFLSQRRGDITGISTGYTDLDKMTAGLQRSDLIILAARPSVGKTAFALNLAQNVAARAGETVAIFSLEMGASQLVQRMICAEGNLDASRMRSGTLEEDDWQKLTMAIGTLAKAPIYIDDSPGVTVQDIRAKCRRLQTEKGLGLILIDYLQLIHGRGKGDNRQQEVSEISRTLKGIARELNVPVIALSQLSRGVEQRQDKRPMMSDIRESGSIEQDADIVAFLYRDDYYDKETENKNVIEVIIAKQRNGPTGTVELAFLKEFNKFVNLDHRFRNQAG
- the rplI gene encoding 50S ribosomal protein L9, translated to MKVIFLQDVKGQGKKGEIKDLSEGYVRNFLLPKKLVKEATDSNVKTLDAQKRSEDKRKEQEKLDAQELGKKLEELTVKVAGKAGEGGRLFGAISSKQVAQALEDQFKIKVDKRKLEMDAIRALGVTQIKVKLHNEVTVTLKVHVVEE
- a CDS encoding DHH family phosphoesterase, which produces MPKFLLKRWYGMHMVLALSFSLLLLGILTLFHWMYGAIGMICLIGLVLYALQAEKGFQRDLRLYLATVTHRVKKAGEGVIQELPIGILLYNEEKAIEWVNPYMMHMSGDESMIGKSLQEVFPQLVWKPEQKRLEFIYNERVYEVIVRSDERLLYFKDITDFKELTTRYHREKAALAIIHLDNLDEVGQVMDDQSRTLLSTSVAGVITEWANKHGIYLRRITADKFLALMEREALDKLEESRFDILDVVREMTADNKIPITLSIGVGAAATTYIELGQMAQSSLDIALGRGGDQCAVKIGNKLTFYGGKSNAVEKRTRVRARVIAHALRDLIHEAEHVIVMGHKQPDMDSIGASLGVLKAVQLHNKTAYIVMDEGNHSVERLMKEIYANEELAETFITPEQAIRLISGRTLLVVVDTHRPSLVIEPKLLTETSRIVVIDHHRRSEEFIEPVLLYLEPYASSTAELVTELLQYQSERLNIDNLIATALLAGIVVDTKSFAFRTGSRTFEAASFLRRNGADTAAVQRLLKEDLGQYVKRAKIIMNTETYRDNMAIAIGDPSEDYTQVQVAQAAEQLLTLSGIQASFVVAERSDDTILISGRSLGDINVQSIMELLGGGGHLTGAATQIQGISIKEATRRLKEAIDSVV